CAACAAATATTAAATCAAATTGTTTCGAGTCTGCATTTAGATATGCTTCACCTTTTATATTATAGGTTTCTAATTCCTTACCAAACTTTAATAATTCAAAATTACTATTCAATATCGTCACATTCATTCTATCGGCATCACATACGGTCACCATGTCAAAATTCTTTCCCATATAATATGCATCTATTCCTAACCCTGCCGTTAGGTCCAACATTTTTTCTCCCTTAAAAAGTGTAGATTTATATCGTGCTACATTTTCCGATGTACATTGCTCTATCAACTTCCTTGTCAGTATAGGTTGTTGCGCACTCCATTCGGGCAATTTTTTCCTGATGCGCTGCAGCAAATCTATTTGCTGCAAGGCCGTGCGAATATCAAAATCATATTTATGATTTTGCAAAGCATAAGCGCTTGTAACTATGTCTATATGATTTGCAATAAACTTCCTTAGTTCCGCATTCTGTAACAACTCATCCAATTGTGCCTGCTGCATGCCGATCACATTTTATCCAAACAACATTTTAAAAACATCTTCCATACTCTTGGTTGCAATTAATTCTACCGGAGTAGTTTGCTGCAACTCTTTTAACTTAGGATGATATGCTGATAAATAAAATTTTTCGAATCCCAGCTTCTCTGCTTCCTTAATTCGTTGCTCTATCTTACTTATGGGTCGCAACTCGCCACTCAAGCCTACCTCGGCAGCATAGCAGGTGTTGGGCAGCAATGCTATATCATCATTACTGCTAAGTATGGCACACATCACCGCAAGGTCAATAGATGGATCTTCAACTTTAATGCCTCCCGCCAGATTCAAAAAAACATCCTTCATACCCAACTTAAAACCACAACGCTTTTCCAGCACTGCCAGTAGCATAGACAATCTGCGTAAGTCAAAGCCTGTAGCACTGCGCTGCGGAGTCCCGTACACTGCACTCGACACCAATGCCTGCACTTCTATCAACATAGGTCGCATGCCTTCCATCGTGCACGCTATGGCTATTCCACTGTAAGGCTCCTTTCTGTTCGACAACAATACTTCCGATGGATTACTTACTTCGCGCAATCCTTCAGTCACCATTTCATAAATTCCCAATTCAGATGATGATCCAAATCTGTTTTTCAATGTTCTTAATATCCGATACAAGTGGTTTCGGTCGCCTTCAAATTGCAATACCGTATCCACCATATGCTCCAGCACTTTCGGGCCTGCTATCACACCATCTTTGGTAATATGACCTATCAAAAAAACCGGTGTATTCGACTCCTTGGCAAAGCGCAATAATTCGGCTGCACATCCCCTTATTTGCGACACACTTCCCGGTGCCGACTCTATGCTATTCGAGTACAAAGTCTGTATCGAATCTATTACCACAAGGTCAGGCTGCAATGCATTTATGTGTTGGAATATCGCCTCTGTGCCTGTCTCACTAAGTATAAAGCAAGCTTTGTTTAGAATACCCACGCGTTCTGCTCTCATCTTTATCTGCTGCTCACTCTCTTCGCCCGAAATATAAAGGCACTTGCAACCCTCCATTTTAAGCACCAGTTGCAACAAGATGGTCGATTTGCCAATACCCGGCTCTCCTCCCAACAATATCAACGACCCCGGCACTATGCCACCACCCAGCACACGTTGCAATTCCTTGTCTGGCAATTCAAGCCTGTGCTCAGTGCTGCTATGTATTTCACCTATCTGTATCGGTCGCGATTTCCTGCCCGACTTCCCACTTCCATCCGTAATCCATGCAGGCACCTTACTGTCCTTGGTAACTATTTCTTCCACATAGGTGTTCCACTCCCCGCACGAGGCGCATTTGCCTATCCATTTAGCCGATTGCGCCCCGCAATTCTGACAGTAATATACAGTTCTTACTTTACTCATAACCTCGCCAAATATAATCCTATTCCTCCAATTCCATTTTAATTCAACTTGCTTAGGTAGGTAAATAAAAACCATGAACTGCGGTCTGTATCTTGCTAATAACAGTGTAATCGCGCTATCCGCTATATCTTTTATTTTTCTATTGTGTTTGTAAAAAATCGAAAAAAAATAAAAGGATGCCGCTACTATCGCGGTTACTGACATCACTTTATACCTTCGTTTTATTAGTTTATTCCAAATATTAATACAAGTGAAATATATCATGTTGCATCAATTTAAATTTAACAATCAAGCGCTCGTCAGCATTTGCAATGCGGATGTACCATCGCTGGCGCAAGCTTGCAGCTTGTGACGCCAAATTTTTTATTACCCACCACTCATCCGCATTGGCAATGCGGAAGTACCATGTTGTATTTTTAAATAATTTTAACCCACATTGCAGCTACCCCGATAAAGAAGGCTTATAATCTGGGATGGCTGCACTTAAAATTTGGGCTGGGGTGACTACAGATTTTTTTCGGGCAAAAGGCCTTTGCTTATAATTTAAGGCCTGGTAAATTTGTTGTACTTGCTTATTTGGTTCTGAACATTGACGAATAACAATGGATTGGTTGTATTGGTTTTGCATTGTGGTTGTTACTAGTTTTTGCGTATTCATTGTACGTACAATATCGCACCATTGTGTGTTTATGTTGTTTGCTTTTAGTTGATGCCGGATAGTGTTTACAGTCCAGTAAGCGAGTAGCGCCAGGTGTATGTGTGCCATTGATGCTGCATCGGTTTTGTGATATATAGGGCGCAGGTCTATATCTGCTTTAAGGCAACGGAAGGTAGATTCTATTTCGCGAATGCTGTTGTAGATTTGCCATAGTGTGGCGTTGTCTTTTTTATTGAGCGAGGTGCGTATAAAATAAGTGCCGTGTGTGTTGGGGTGTTGGTTGACAGTCCAATTTAAATCGATAGCTATGTTGCCTTTGTATGCAATGTCAATGTTGTAGTGCTTGTGTATGGAAGGATATTTTTGTTTGAGTCGCCCGATGCGTTCGTGTACTTTTTCTTTTTGCTTTACTCCGCTTTTTTTTGACAGTGCATCTTTTATATTTTGCAAGCCGAGTTCAAATTTTTTAGAGAAGCTCTCGTCCATGCTTTTTTCTTTTTTTTCTTTAGCACTCGAGTACACTTTTACAACATGGTCGGTGTTGCTTTTTTGCTTTAAGCTTTGTAGGGAGAGTAATTTTTTGTTACTATCAATGAGCACTTCTTGTGGTGTACTATCATCTATCTGATTGTGTTTGTAAGTTTTACACGATACGCATATATATCTGATAGGGTTTCAATAATCTCACCGATACTTTTGCTATCGCTCATGTTGCCTTCAAATATGTGCGAGTATTTTGGAAAGCCTTGTGTGTTTACAACCAATGCGAGCACTATCAATCGTGCATCGCTGCGCTTCTCTTTGCTCCTTCCAAATTTGGCAATGTTACTGTTGCGCATCGCCCCTTCGAAGTATGTATTGGTGAGGTCGTACAACAATATTTTATCTTCAAGGTCAAATAGTTCATTTGTTTTTCTGCTGAGATATTTTTCGAGTTCATCTTTTTGCTCATACAACCGATGACTAATGGAGTATAATTTATCCTTGGTAATTTTTTGCAACGGGTAATTTGTAATTTCGCATACACCCGAATTTTGTTTTATCCATTTAGCCGTTTTAAATTCTGATGCAGGATATACAGCGCGCCTGATGATGTGCGTATATGCTAACCGTATATGCTCATCGCTCCAATTCTTTTGTTGTAAAAAACTTCCTATCCCTAACTGGTCCAATGCTTGCGAGCAGAGCCATTCCGCTCCTACTTCTACTACATCTTTGTTTTCTATGGACTCAGTATCGATGGCTTGTATTTTATTGTTGGCCGATACATCCAATCGCTTTTTTAATTTTATCTCGTCAAAAAATGCGTTCGCTAATTTTTCAATAACATCCGTTTCGGGCGGAAATAATTTGCCCATGCCTGTTCGACTCTCCTGCACCAATTCGCTAATGCGTATGCCAAGTTTTTTCTTGTCTTCTACATCAGGTAGCGCCTCCAACATTCCTAAATCTAATATCACCTGATGGCGAACACTATCTGCAGTACGATAACTCTCGCACAGTTTAAAGTACAAACGCTGGTCGCCAGTAAGTGTACGTGATTTTCTATATGGTTTGAGGAACACGCGGCAAATCTATGTACAAATTTTTTGTTATAAAAACAAGTTAGGGGGACTACATTTTACTTTTTAAAAAACATGACAACTCCTTTGTAGTATTAGCAACACTTTGCTTTTTTTACCTCCACCCATTCGCCAAATTGGCAATAGTATTTTGCTGTTTTGAGGCGATTTGCCTGCAATGTGGGTTAACTACACAATATTATTAGAACTACTTTTCCAACAACACAGTTTTCGTAAAAACATTTTTCGAATCTTTTGCCCTTAATGTATAAATACCATTCGGCAAAAAACTACCACAGTTGATACTTCAGATAACATATCATCATTGGCTTCTGAAAAGGAGGTTTAACAACCCTGGTTTTTAAAAAAAGAGGCTGCCCCTTTTGAGACAGCCTACTTTATTTTTGTATATCATCAATAGGCGTAGCTTTATTCCTTTATCAGCTTTTGTATCGCGCTATGATTTTCATTGAATACTTTTATATAATAAATGCCTCTTGCTAAATCTGATAAGTCAATGTTGCTTTGATTATGAGTTTTGATAACCGTTTCGCCAAGCGTGTTTACAATTTCAATTTCAAAAATTTCATCCCAAGCAATTTCAATATTTAATTCTTCGTTAGCCGGATTAGGGAAAGCCGAAAAATTAAACACCTCATTTGTTAATGCAAAGGCTCCTTCTTTACATGGAACTGTAATTGCAACCCCTGCCGATGACTTTGTACAACCGTTAATGTTTGTTACTTCAACCCTGTATGTGCCCCCTGTTTTTGCTGCATAGTTTTGAAGCGTTGCACCAGCAATATAGTTGGCTCCTTTTTTCCATTTGTAAGTTAAACCTGTTCCTGCATTTGCCTGTAATATCACGCTATCTCCTGCACAAAAAGATATAGGTCCTAGTGGGGTAATAGTTGCAGTGGGAAGTGCATTAACTGTTACAACGGTTGCAGTAGAAGTTGCCTTGGAACATCCTGTAATGGTATTAGTAATGATAACTTTATAGCTTCCTCCTGCAGTTGCAGTGTAGGATGGTAAAGTAGCTGCAGCAATTGGAGCTGATCCTTTTTGCCATTGATAGCTTCTGTTTGCGGCAACCGTTGCATTTAAAACAACACTTCCACCGCTGCAGAATGTGGTAGGTCCGGCAGGTGTGATGGTGTTTGTTGGCAATGCATTTACAGTAATGCTCAATTCGTTTGAATAATCGATTAATCCGCTTGGGCATGTAACTTTCAATACATAATAGTATGTGCCTGTGGTTAACTTGCCAGTTGTATAAGCTGTGGTAGCAGCACCGCTTCCACCCGATACATTACTATAAGGTCCGCCTGAAACTGTTGCACGCTGCCATTGATAAGTGATACCGGGATATGATGCATAGCCGGTTGCCGACATTACATAAGTTTGCTGAGCACACACTGTTGCTGCATTGGGTGAAACTGTTCCCGCTTCAGCCCAGCATCCTGCCCAATAACAACCGATGTCATGCGGTGCTGTTCTTGTTCTGCAATCTAAATCTGTAGTGATGTATGCCGGAGGTGTAGTTCCAGTTCCATCCAAAGAAGTGGAAGCAGGAGTAGGATGCAAATCAGTTGCATTATTTACAAAATTCGGATTAGCAACCTGCGAATTAGCATCAGTGCCCGGATTCACAGTCATAGCTGCTTGCCATTGAGCTAGTGTTTTAAAATATGTTGAAGTGGCCCTTGCTATATAGCCATTGGCTGTATCAGCAATATAAAAATTATTATTATCTGATAACGAACCGGTATTTCCATATTGTGAAGCAGCATTCGTATAAAAGCAGGTGTGATGGGCTACGCCACTTTGAGGTCCTGTAAAATTTGCAAACACATTATTTCTTATCTGCGATGTTTTACTAACACTGTTCATTGAAATACATACAGAACTAGCATTAGGGAAGGTACTTCCATTTAAACTTACGCTATTGTTATATATTTCAGTTGTTATTGTACCGGTATTGGATTCAATAAAAATTCCAACTACGGCAGCGGTTGTAGTGGCAACTCCTGTATAAGATGATAAAAGATTACTGATACTATTATTAAAAACTTTAAAGCTCATGGTTTGATTGGGCCAATTGATTCTAATACCCGCAATCCAATGGTTCGAAAAAAGCCCTGTAGCGCTTCGCCTTATGGTACGAATAATGTTGTTGCTTATTTCATTTGTACCATGAGAATTGGTAACCCCAATGCCGCTTGTGCTATACCAACTTGTGGCTGTTATATTTTGAATGATACAATTGCGAATGATAAAATTATACTGCCCGCTAATTAATATTCCAGAAGGTGAACTACTAATGATATCATCAGGCACATTCGGGTCTCCTATGTAATTAAAGGTGTTGCAGGAGGAGGTTATAATCTGATTACCAAAGTCAGCCGGACCAGTAGCATTATTTACTCCCACCAAAGCGAATCCAAAATTACAGTCTCTTATATTAATATCCCGCCAGGTATTGTTGGAGTTGGTTCCAGGATTACCTCCGGGCGATGTAGTGCTGAAAGAATAAATTCCATAAACATCTCCCTTAGTTCTGTCAAGGTCAATTGATATTTTATCATAAAAATTATTTTGGGCCCCCTTGTTGCCAAATAATTCAAATTGTGCCAAACCTATTTCAACTGTTTGTGGCGAAGTTCCATGCGTATATAAATTGATATTGCTGATGGTGGTATAAGATGCACATACACCGAGAATTGGTTCTATTTCATCACCTACAGCAGTTGTGCTCACACCTGTTCCAAAACTTCCGGCATTGATGTCGGAACCTCTGTAAGCAAATGTTGCAGCGGCACCTGTTTTCGAAATGGTTAAACGGTTGGTAGTATCACCATTAGGTGTTGCCACAAAAATCGGAAAAATGTTGCTGCCGTTTGCTGCAGTGGTATCATATTTCGCATCGGTTAAGTTTAATGTAACCGCACCGGCAATACCTCTGTGATTAACATCGGCAACTGCTTGTGTTATGCTGTTATAAGTTTTACCTACACCAACATTAAATGTACCTGCTGCAATTTGTGTTGGTATGCCAGGAGTAAAACGAAAATTATATGAAGGCCATCCGCTTCATGGACTTAACATTCGGTGACTTACAATTGATGAACCTGTTACAGCATCAATAAATTTACCGCTCCCACCGGTGCCCCACTCCATAGCAATCATAGCGCCTCCTGATGTTGTTTGGCTGCCAATAATATTTAACGACCCGTAACGAAATTCTATAATGTTAGAAGTTTCATAAAGAATTATCTGGCAATTCATTCTTACGTTACTGCCCGGTATGCCGGTGAATGTTGGATAGTTTGTGTATTGAACAGTAAATGTTCTGCTCCCGGGTGAACCTTTTGTCTGATATAAAATATCTGATGATGCATCATCAATTAAATTATTAAACCATGGCGCAAGCGCCTGATTGGGCGCACTGGTGGTTACCATATTAACATTGCCCACTGTAACTGCAGGTGCAATTGCATCAAACCATATCAATCCGTTTGTGCTTAACCCAACATTTGTGAATGTGCTGTCAGCATAGCCAAAACTAAAACCGATAGGAATGCCGGTTTGATTGGCATTATCACCTGTGGCGGTTGATGAGGTTGCGCCACCTCCTAATGAAATTGGTGCGTAAGTTGAATTGAAAGTTGTACGTGTAAAACGTGTTTGTGCTGTTGCATAAAATTGCATTACAATAAGTGCTGCAATTGTAAATAAGAGTTTTTGTGCGATGACAACTTGCGACCGCTGGTAAATTGAATTTGCTTTTTGCATGGCTATTAGATTTTAAATGATTAAAAATGTTGCTCATTTATTTTCATCCCATTGATGAAAATATTCCATGCAAAAATCTGCGAAACAAGCTTTTAAGTCAATCACCAATTATGGTGAATTGTTATCTAACCTCTTATAGAGTTTAAATCTCTATAAGAGGTATAGTGAAAAGTGGCTTACAGAATTTTTTTCGTATTCGTTTTTGAAACCGCCTCCCCCACAGAATTTACCTTAAGCATTTTATAAATTTTTCGAATGTGCGAATGCACAGTTTCGTAGCTGATGTTTAATGTTAATTGTTTATTTAAAATTAAAAAAATGATTATCAGAATTATTTTCAGCATTTTTGCATCATGACAAGTCAGGAAATACTAGAGGTTATAAAATCAAATAAGAAATTGTTTGAACAAAATTATGGTGTTTTGAATATTGGCATTTTTGGTTCCTATGCCCGTGGCGAAGCCAATGAAGCAAGTGATATTGATGTTTTGGTAGAACTTCGTGAACCTAAGTATAAATATTTGTATGGGTTGAAATCATTTCTTGAAAACCGGTTGCATAAAAACGTAGATATTACAAGAAAGGGAAACCATCTCCGTCAGAATTTTTTAAACTCAATTGAAAAGGAAATTTTGTATGCATGATACCATCATCAACGAGCGACTTCATAATATTTTAGAATCCATTTCACTGATTGAGGAACGCATGTTGGATATTACTAATCCATCAGATTTCAGGTCTACAAAGGAAGGATTAAAAACATTGGATTCTATTGCTATGCGCTTGCAGCATATTGCTGAGAATATAAAAAAGATTGATGGATTACAACCTGACTTTTTTGAAACAAAAATTATAATGGATCCACAACCGATTATAAATTTCAGAGATTTTATTTCTCATCATTATGAAAGAACTGATGTGGAAATTATCTATGACATTTGTTTGAATGATATGCAGGAGTAAAAAGTGAAAATAAATAATTATTGGAAGT
This region of Bacteroidota bacterium genomic DNA includes:
- a CDS encoding DUF86 domain-containing protein, whose amino-acid sequence is MHDTIINERLHNILESISLIEERMLDITNPSDFRSTKEGLKTLDSIAMRLQHIAENIKKIDGLQPDFFETKIIMDPQPIINFRDFISHHYERTDVEIIYDICLNDMQE
- a CDS encoding nucleotidyltransferase domain-containing protein, with the protein product MTSQEILEVIKSNKKLFEQNYGVLNIGIFGSYARGEANEASDIDVLVELREPKYKYLYGLKSFLENRLHKNVDITRKGNHLRQNFLNSIEKEILYA
- a CDS encoding T9SS type A sorting domain-containing protein gives rise to the protein MATPNGDTTNRLTISKTGAAATFAYRGSDINAGSFGTGVSTTAVGDEIEPILGVCASYTTISNINLYTHGTSPQTVEIGLAQFELFGNKGAQNNFYDKISIDLDRTKGDVYGIYSFSTTSPGGNPGTNSNNTWRDINIRDCNFGFALVGVNNATGPADFGNQIITSSCNTFNYIGDPNVPDDIISSSPSGILISGQYNFIIRNCIIQNITATSWYSTSGIGVTNSHGTNEISNNIIRTIRRSATGLFSNHWIAGIRINWPNQTMSFKVFNNSISNLLSSYTGVATTTAAVVGIFIESNTGTITTEIYNNSVSLNGSTFPNASSVCISMNSVSKTSQIRNNVFANFTGPQSGVAHHTCFYTNAASQYGNTGSLSDNNNFYIADTANGYIARATSTYFKTLAQWQAAMTVNPGTDANSQVANPNFVNNATDLHPTPASTSLDGTGTTPPAYITTDLDCRTRTAPHDIGCYWAGCWAEAGTVSPNAATVCAQQTYVMSATGYASYPGITYQWQRATVSGGPYSNVSGGSGAATTAYTTGKLTTGTYYYVLKVTCPSGLIDYSNELSITVNALPTNTITPAGPTTFCSGGSVVLNATVAANRSYQWQKGSAPIAAATLPSYTATAGGSYKVIITNTITGCSKATSTATVVTVNALPTATITPLGPISFCAGDSVILQANAGTGLTYKWKKGANYIAGATLQNYAAKTGGTYRVEVTNINGCTKSSAGVAITVPCKEGAFALTNEVFNFSAFPNPANEELNIEIAWDEIFEIEIVNTLGETVIKTHNQSNIDLSDLARGIYYIKVFNENHSAIQKLIKE
- the radA gene encoding DNA repair protein RadA, giving the protein MSKVRTVYYCQNCGAQSAKWIGKCASCGEWNTYVEEIVTKDSKVPAWITDGSGKSGRKSRPIQIGEIHSSTEHRLELPDKELQRVLGGGIVPGSLILLGGEPGIGKSTILLQLVLKMEGCKCLYISGEESEQQIKMRAERVGILNKACFILSETGTEAIFQHINALQPDLVVIDSIQTLYSNSIESAPGSVSQIRGCAAELLRFAKESNTPVFLIGHITKDGVIAGPKVLEHMVDTVLQFEGDRNHLYRILRTLKNRFGSSSELGIYEMVTEGLREVSNPSEVLLSNRKEPYSGIAIACTMEGMRPMLIEVQALVSSAVYGTPQRSATGFDLRRLSMLLAVLEKRCGFKLGMKDVFLNLAGGIKVEDPSIDLAVMCAILSSNDDIALLPNTCYAAEVGLSGELRPISKIEQRIKEAEKLGFEKFYLSAYHPKLKELQQTTPVELIATKSMEDVFKMLFG
- a CDS encoding transposase, with the translated sequence MLIDSNKKLLSLQSLKQKSNTDHVVKVYSSAKEKKEKSMDESFSKKFELGLQNIKDALSKKSGVKQKEKVHERIGRLKQKYPSIHKHYNIDIAYKGNIAIDLNWTVNQHPNTHGTYFIRTSLNKKDNATLWQIYNSIREIESTFRCLKADIDLRPIYHKTDAASMAHIHLALLAYWTVNTIRHQLKANNINTQWCDIVRTMNTQKLVTTTMQNQYNQSIVIRQCSEPNKQVQQIYQALNYKQRPFARKKSVVTPAQILSAAIPDYKPSLSG